The Channa argus isolate prfri chromosome 14, Channa argus male v1.0, whole genome shotgun sequence genome includes a window with the following:
- the LOC137098612 gene encoding ETS-related transcription factor Elf-1-like isoform X2, with the protein MEPHESGEEETMETLIAADSLLNMDCPDSLSLEQHYSQTFLSSLGDVITTPVAQVTVSAEGVVGAVDQSQWQALHTKKPSAQLQSRKRGKKARHRRAESPTPDIIVKKDKYNKGGNTLYLWQFLMELLQDRQVCPRYIKWTNPQAGIFKLVNSKAVARLWGKHKNKPDMNYETMGRALRYYYQRGILNKVEGQRLVYQFTSLPKDMIYITDGDGSKEEDDDHDDNSVNDEDMSEESDDSTVASSDQSLEEEDLHPPQKKISSGPVRAPAAQRTRPASKPSSQRDTVLRPPSSLIQEQHLPIVSAEMLRTLQNLQKVQSLQPAGHASVFKTAQLLGSLCERQAAADVAVDSKGVPEMPDKKSHRGQKTSQVETPRLMPLTSSDH; encoded by the exons A TGGAGCCACATGAAAGTGGAGAGGAAGAGACCATGGAGACTCTTATTGCTGCTGACTCCCTTCTCAACATGGACTGCCCTGACAGTCTGTCTCTGGAGCAACACTACT CCCAGACCTTCCTATCATCACTGGGTGATGTCATCACTACTCCTGTTGCCCAGGTAACTGTGTCAGCAGAGGGGGTTGTGGGAGCTGTTGACCAGTCACAGTGGCAAGCGTTGCACACAAAGAAGCCCTCAGCACAGCTGCAGTCCAGAAAGAGGG GTAAAAAAGCACGACATCGGAGGGCAGAGTCTCCCACACCAGACATTATTGTGAAAAAGGACAAATACAACAAAG GAGGAAACACGCTGTACCTATGGCAGTTCTTGATGGAGTTGCTGCAGGATCGTCAGGTCTGCCCCCGCTACATCAAATGGACTAACCCTCAAGCAGGGATCTTCAAGTTGGTCAACTCAAAAGCAGTGGCCAGGCTCTGGGGTAAACACAAGAACAAGCCGGATATGAATTATGAGACAATGGGGAGAGCACTCAG GTACTACTACCAGAGAGGCATCCTCAACAAAGTTGAAGGCCAGCGTCTAGTCTACCAGTTCACCTCTCTGCCCAAAGATATGATTTATATCACTGATGGAGATGGATCcaaagaggaagatgatgatcacGATGACAATAGCGTCAATGATGAAGATATGAGTGAGGAGTCTGATGACAGCACAGTAGCTTCTAGTGATCAGTCCTTGGAGGAAGAAGATTTACACCCACCACAGAAGAAGATTTCATCTGGCCCTGTCCGTGCCCCAGCTGCCCAGCGAACCAGGCCAGCTTCAAAGCCTTCTAGCCAGCGTGACACCGTCCTGCGGCCTCCCAGCTCCTTGATCCAGGAGCAGCATTTGCCTATTGTGTCTGCTGAGATGCTGCGAACCCTCCAGAACCTGCAGAAGGTCCAGTCGCTGCAGCCTGCAGGTCACGCCTCTGTGTTTAAAACAGCTCAGCTGCTAGGGAGTCTGTGTGAGCGACAGGCTGCTGCGGATGTGGCTGTGGACAGTAAGGGTGTACCAGAGATGCCAGATAAAAAGTCACACAGAGGACAAAAAACTTCACAAGTGGAGACTCCACGGCTGATGCCTCTGACTAGCTCTGACCATTAG
- the LOC137098612 gene encoding ETS-related transcription factor Elf-1-like isoform X1, with product MLQQSELIFDFASDHVSQLGGHSDYPAVIVEQVPHPHLLAYSGLACEQLETEEDHQQLLKVEPHESGEEETMETLIAADSLLNMDCPDSLSLEQHYSQTFLSSLGDVITTPVAQVTVSAEGVVGAVDQSQWQALHTKKPSAQLQSRKRGKKARHRRAESPTPDIIVKKDKYNKGGNTLYLWQFLMELLQDRQVCPRYIKWTNPQAGIFKLVNSKAVARLWGKHKNKPDMNYETMGRALRYYYQRGILNKVEGQRLVYQFTSLPKDMIYITDGDGSKEEDDDHDDNSVNDEDMSEESDDSTVASSDQSLEEEDLHPPQKKISSGPVRAPAAQRTRPASKPSSQRDTVLRPPSSLIQEQHLPIVSAEMLRTLQNLQKVQSLQPAGHASVFKTAQLLGSLCERQAAADVAVDSKGVPEMPDKKSHRGQKTSQVETPRLMPLTSSDH from the exons ATGTTGCAGCAGTCAGAGCTTATCTTTGACTTTGCCAGTGACCATGTGTCACAG TTGGGGGGTCACTCTGATTACCCTGCGGTGATTGTGGAGCAGGTTCCCCATCCACACCTGCTCGCATATTCAGGTCTAGCGTGTGAACAGCTAGAAACAGAGGAGGATCACCAGCAGCTGCTCAAAG TGGAGCCACATGAAAGTGGAGAGGAAGAGACCATGGAGACTCTTATTGCTGCTGACTCCCTTCTCAACATGGACTGCCCTGACAGTCTGTCTCTGGAGCAACACTACT CCCAGACCTTCCTATCATCACTGGGTGATGTCATCACTACTCCTGTTGCCCAGGTAACTGTGTCAGCAGAGGGGGTTGTGGGAGCTGTTGACCAGTCACAGTGGCAAGCGTTGCACACAAAGAAGCCCTCAGCACAGCTGCAGTCCAGAAAGAGGG GTAAAAAAGCACGACATCGGAGGGCAGAGTCTCCCACACCAGACATTATTGTGAAAAAGGACAAATACAACAAAG GAGGAAACACGCTGTACCTATGGCAGTTCTTGATGGAGTTGCTGCAGGATCGTCAGGTCTGCCCCCGCTACATCAAATGGACTAACCCTCAAGCAGGGATCTTCAAGTTGGTCAACTCAAAAGCAGTGGCCAGGCTCTGGGGTAAACACAAGAACAAGCCGGATATGAATTATGAGACAATGGGGAGAGCACTCAG GTACTACTACCAGAGAGGCATCCTCAACAAAGTTGAAGGCCAGCGTCTAGTCTACCAGTTCACCTCTCTGCCCAAAGATATGATTTATATCACTGATGGAGATGGATCcaaagaggaagatgatgatcacGATGACAATAGCGTCAATGATGAAGATATGAGTGAGGAGTCTGATGACAGCACAGTAGCTTCTAGTGATCAGTCCTTGGAGGAAGAAGATTTACACCCACCACAGAAGAAGATTTCATCTGGCCCTGTCCGTGCCCCAGCTGCCCAGCGAACCAGGCCAGCTTCAAAGCCTTCTAGCCAGCGTGACACCGTCCTGCGGCCTCCCAGCTCCTTGATCCAGGAGCAGCATTTGCCTATTGTGTCTGCTGAGATGCTGCGAACCCTCCAGAACCTGCAGAAGGTCCAGTCGCTGCAGCCTGCAGGTCACGCCTCTGTGTTTAAAACAGCTCAGCTGCTAGGGAGTCTGTGTGAGCGACAGGCTGCTGCGGATGTGGCTGTGGACAGTAAGGGTGTACCAGAGATGCCAGATAAAAAGTCACACAGAGGACAAAAAACTTCACAAGTGGAGACTCCACGGCTGATGCCTCTGACTAGCTCTGACCATTAG